A genome region from Manihot esculenta cultivar AM560-2 chromosome 5, M.esculenta_v8, whole genome shotgun sequence includes the following:
- the LOC110615207 gene encoding histone-lysine N-methyltransferase ATXR7 isoform X2, which yields MVSSATLVQEFDNSFFSWKRLKVSDFEHQELDLHVATSTQSNTMECSSHGGLVSSYASSSSCSLDEKTCSSSVLEMSCQLNGNSGDIPESSSAGGMSSSSQQKDYSGYVPPIFVSGWMYVNENGQMCGPYIQQQLSEGLSTGFLPEDLPVYPIVNGTLLNPVPLKYFKQFPDHIATGFAYLGMGILGASMPTNCFASFNMSSAVHGQESLVLLASQVTPCPEERLVSHSQVPYIAYSSNLPISNSKAENHDPPFPPLSGEDSCWMFEDDEGRKHGPHSLQELYSWRHYGYLWDSLMIYHIENKFRPLPLLSVINAWRMDKPESVSVSDVKTESGLLLSFISEISEEVSCQLHSGIMKAARRVALDGIISNVISEFSNTRKAHRNPKLSHQAAKTSSTDEKMSEVPGERRNVVPPECPAATCELSSDLAHVDQLPVQLHRSTKSVGSIDHFWGCYAIVCRILFDYCMEVMWNAVFYDVITEYSTSWRKRKLWFAHQKIGIPGSVRDFVKETECLPSELCFNVLQLLSRQDSFDGDFDCPPGFDPAMVEKDSQSESPSIASFVPLMEKASKLNSLSCTDGAYDGLKCILEYVENELHMSMKLSLVEYVEVLVKEEAWKVVKFSEDDRLNKEIFESSVHYHQKTEKSSSELHNELRIDANKVTVETSSDLIQAGKRFNSCASEDILSNFLASAFEKSWAEVNDTVDEQDIDEPPLPGSEDNVRTLVPSTTSKFRPSRSDESSPKIREYVAMAMCRQKLHDDVLRGWISLFIDGILHQYLGLPRTSKGHSNMEGAYNTNKEHDSTTLASLEKARDGSRKYTYHRKKKLAWKKSGSSTQSMAQVDAGFQHQPVEKSGKQHCVRDVAENVAVEPVVATLKKKEIAKGQRQTELSVNAGPLKTKIKSCHPSDQPLTKNATCQKEIKIKRSVPKPNNKLSEHTVKHAGKSVSNLSEDLNNVKKVIDSNSNDAGIEEAPAHYSGRNLNAKVSKLKRKHSAGDDAGIEEAPPHNYSGRNLNATKVSKLKRKHSEGGGSVSHPTKIMKVANAASKQVATRQVTVQKIKSRKLRTSNPGPRSEGCARSSINGWEWHKWSLNASPAERARVRGIDFVHANCSGSEAYASQLSNGKVLSARTNRVKMRNLLAAADGADLLKATQLKARKKRLRFQRSKIHDWGLVALEPIEAEDFVIEYVGELIRPRISDIRERLYEKMGIGSSYLFRLDDGYVVDATKRGGIARFINHSCEPNCYTKVITVEGQKKIFIYAKRLITAGEEITYNYKFPLEEKKIPCNCGSRKCRGSLN from the exons ATGGTTTCTTCAGCAACACTTGTTCAAGAATTCGATAATTCTTTTTTCTCCTGGAAGAGGTTGAAAGTTTCAGATTTTGAACATCAAGAACTGGATCTGCATGTGGCCACATCAACGCAGTCCAACACCATGGAATGCTCATCTCATGG GGGGCTTGTTTCTAGTTATGCTTCTTCATCTAGCTGCAGTTTGGATGAAAAGACTTGTTCTAGTTCTGTTTTGGAGATGAGTTGCCAGTTGAATGGCAATAGTGGTGATATTCCTGAGTCTAGCAGTGCTGGGGGGATGAGTTCATCCTCCCAGCAAAAGGATTACTCTGGCTATGTGCCCCCTATTTTTGTGAGTGGATGGATGTATGTCAATGAAAATGGACAGATGTGTGGTCCTTATATTCAGCAACAGTTATCTGAGGGTTTATCTACTGGTTTCCTGCCTGAGGATCTTCCTGTTTATCCCATTGTAAATGGAACATTATTGAATCCTGTACCTTTAAAGTACTTCAAGCAGTTTCCTGACCATATTGCCACTGGTTTTGCATATCTGGGCATGGGTATCTTAGGAGCATCCATGCCTACAAATTGTTTTGCATCTTTCAATATGAGTTCAGCTGTACATGGGCAAGAAAGCCTTGTTCTGCTTGCTTCTCAAGTTACCCCTTGTCCAGAAGAACGGTTGGTATCCCATTCACAAGTCCCTTATATTGCTTATAGTTCGAATCTGCCTATCTCAAATTCCAAGGCAGAAAACCATGATCCACCGTTCCCACCACTG TCAGGGGAAGATTCATGTTGGATGTTTGAGGATGATGAAGGGAGGAAACACGGACCACATTCTCTTCAGGAACTTTATTCCTGGCGTCACTATGGATACCTCTGGGATTCATTGATG ATATACCATATTGAAAATAAGTTTAGGCCCCTCCCATTGCTATCTGTTATCAATGCTTGGAGAATGGATAAACCTGAATCTGTCTCCGTGTCTGATGTCAAAACTGAGAGTGGCTTGCTACTCAGCTTCATTTCTGAAATTTCTGAAGAAGTTTCTTGTCAACTGCATTCTGGAATCATGAAAGCAGCTCGTAGAGTTGCGTTAGATGGGATAATCAGCAATGTCATCTCAGAGTTCTCTAATACAAGGAAAGCTCATAGAAATCCTAAGCTTAGTCACCaggctgccaaaacttcttcgaCAGATGAAAAAATG TCTGAAGTTCCTGGTGAGAGAAGGAATGTTGTTCCTCCTGAGTGTCCCGCTGCAACTTGCGAACTTAGCTCTGATCTGGCACATGTTGATCAGCTACCTGTGCAGTTACACAGAAGCACAAAATCTGTTGGAAGCATTGATCATTTCTGGGGTTGTTATGCAATTGTTTGTAGAATTCTTTTTGATTATTGCATGGAAGTCATGTGGAATGCTGTCTTTTATGATGTCATAACAGAATATTCTACTTCCTGGCGGAAAAGAAAACTTTGGTTTGCTCATCAAAAGATTGGAATCCCCGGTAGTGTCAGGGATTTTGTCAAAGAGACTGAATGTTTACCCAGTGAGCTT TGTTTCAATGTTTTGCAGTTGCTATCTAGGCAGGATTCTTTTGATGGCGATTTTGACTGCCCTCCTGGTTTTGATCCTGCGATGGTTGAAAAAGATAGTCAATCTGAATCACCTAGCATTGCTTCATTTGTGCCTTTGATGGAGAAGGCATCTAAACTGAACAGCCTATCATGCACTGATGGTGCATATGATGGCCTAAAATGTATCTTGGAGTATGTAGAAAATGAGCTACACATGTCCATGAAGCTGTCTTTGGTTGAATATGTTGAAGTTCTTGTCAAGGAGGAAGCGTGGAAGGTGGTTAAGTTCTCAGAGGATGACAGATTGAATAAG GAGATCTTTGAATCTTCCGTACATTATCATCAGAAAACTGAAAAAAGTTCTTCAGAATTGCACAATGAACTGAGAATTGACGCCAATAAAGTGACTGTTGAGACATCCAGTGATTTAATACAAGCTGGGAAGCGCTTCAATTCCTGTGCATCTGAGGATATTTTGTCCAATTTTCTTGCCAGTGCTTTTGAAAAGTCATGGGCAGAAGTTAATGACACAGTGGATGAGCAAGATATTGATGAACCTCCACTACCCGGATCTGAAGATAATGTTAGAACACTTGTCCCATCAACTACATCTAAATTCCGACCTTCAAGATCAGATGAGTCTAGTCCTAAGATCAGAGAGTATGTTGCCATGGCAATGTGCAGGCAGAAGttacatgatgatgtgctaAGGGGGTGGATATCATTGTTTATTGATGGTATCCTTCATCAATATCTCGGACTGCCTCGTACTTCAAAAGGACACTCTAATATG GAAGGGGCATATAATACAAATAAGGAACATGACAGCACAACTCTTGCTTCACTAGAAAAAGCTAGGGATGGATCAAGGAAATATACGTACCACCGCAAGAAAAAATTGGCATGGAAGAAGTCGGGGTCATCTACTCAGTCTATGGCTCAAGTTGACGCAGGATTTCAGCATCAGCCTGTGGAGAAGTCAGGAAAGCAGCACTGTGTCAGAGATGTTGCTGAGAATGTAGCAGTGGAACCTGTTGTTGCAACTCTGAAGAAGAAGGAAATAGCCAAGGGCCAGCGCCAGACTGAATTATCTGTTAATGCTGGTcctttaaaaactaaaattaaaagctGTCACCCAAGTGATCAACCATTGACCAAAAATGCTACTTGTCAAAAGGAAATAAAGATTAAGCGCTCAGTTCCAAAACCTA ATAATAAGCTCTCAGAACATACTGTAAAACATGCTGGGAAGAGTGTTTCAAACTTGAGTGAGGATCTTAATAATGTTAAGAAGGTTATTGATAGCAACAGCAATGATGCTGGAATCGAGGAAGCACCGGCTCATTATTCTGGACGGAATCTAAATG CCAAGGTATCAAAACTGAAAAGGAAGCATTCAGCGGGTGATGATGCTGGAATTGAGGAAGCACCGCCTCATAATTATTCTGGACGGAATCTAAATG CAACTAAGGTATCAAAACTGAAACGGAAGCATTCAGAGGGTGGTGGGTCAGTGTCACATCCTACGAAGATTATGAAAGTGGCCAATGCTGCTTCCAAGCAAGTAGCAACTAGACAGGTTACGGTGCAGAAAATAAAGTCTCGAAAATTAAGGACTTCAAATCCTGGCCCTAGGTCTGAAGGATGTGCACGATCTTCAATTAATGGCTGGGAATGGCACAAATGGTCTCTTAATGCAAGTCCTGCTGAAAGAGCTCGTGTTAGGGGAATTGACTTTGTTCATGCCAATTGTTCAGGTTCTGAGGCTTATGCTTCTCAGTTATCGAATGGCAAAGTTCTTTCTGCTAGAACAAACAGGGTGAAGATGCGCAATCTTCTTGCTGCAGCTGATGGTGCTGACCTTCTAAAAGCTACACAATTGAAG GCACGAAAAAAGCGTCTACGTTTCCAAAGAAGCAAAATTCATGACTGGGGTCTTGTTGCATTGGAGCCAATTGAGGCTGAGGACTTTGTAATTGAATATGTTGGGGAACTAATTCGTCCTCGA ATATCTGATATACGTGAACGTCTTTATGAGAAGATGGGAATTGGAAGCAGTTATCTATTTAGACTTGATGATGGTTATGTG GTTGATGCTACAAAACGCGGGGGAATTGCAAGATTCATTAACCATTCTTGTGAG CCAAACTGCTACACCAAGGTGATAACTGTTGAAGGGcagaaaaaaattttcatttatgcGAAACGACTTATTACTGCTGGGGAAGAAATCACTTATAACTACAAATTTCCTTTGGAAGAGAAAAAGATACCATGCAACTGTGGTTCACGGAA ATGTCGTGGATCATTGAATTAG
- the LOC110615207 gene encoding histone-lysine N-methyltransferase ATXR7 isoform X1, with protein MVSSATLVQEFDNSFFSWKRLKVSDFEHQELDLHVATSTQSNTMECSSHGGLVSSYASSSSCSLDEKTCSSSVLEMSCQLNGNSGDIPESSSAGGMSSSSQQKDYSGYVPPIFVSGWMYVNENGQMCGPYIQQQLSEGLSTGFLPEDLPVYPIVNGTLLNPVPLKYFKQFPDHIATGFAYLGMGILGASMPTNCFASFNMSSAVHGQESLVLLASQVTPCPEERLVSHSQVPYIAYSSNLPISNSKAENHDPPFPPLSGEDSCWMFEDDEGRKHGPHSLQELYSWRHYGYLWDSLMIYHIENKFRPLPLLSVINAWRMDKPESVSVSDVKTESGLLLSFISEISEEVSCQLHSGIMKAARRVALDGIISNVISEFSNTRKAHRNPKLSHQAAKTSSTDEKMSEVPGERRNVVPPECPAATCELSSDLAHVDQLPVQLHRSTKSVGSIDHFWGCYAIVCRILFDYCMEVMWNAVFYDVITEYSTSWRKRKLWFAHQKIGIPGSVRDFVKETECLPSELCFNVLQLLSRQDSFDGDFDCPPGFDPAMVEKDSQSESPSIASFVPLMEKASKLNSLSCTDGAYDGLKCILEYVENELHMSMKLSLVEYVEVLVKEEAWKVVKFSEDDRLNKEIFESSVHYHQKTEKSSSELHNELRIDANKVTVETSSDLIQAGKRFNSCASEDILSNFLASAFEKSWAEVNDTVDEQDIDEPPLPGSEDNVRTLVPSTTSKFRPSRSDESSPKIREYVAMAMCRQKLHDDVLRGWISLFIDGILHQYLGLPRTSKGHSNMEGAYNTNKEHDSTTLASLEKARDGSRKYTYHRKKKLAWKKSGSSTQSMAQVDAGFQHQPVEKSGKQHCVRDVAENVAVEPVVATLKKKEIAKGQRQTELSVNAGPLKTKIKSCHPSDQPLTKNATCQKEIKIKRSVPKPNNKLSEHTVKHAGKSVSNLSEDLNNVKKVIDSNSNDAGIEEAPAHYSGRNLNAAKVSKLKRKHSAGDDAGIEEAPPHNYSGRNLNATKVSKLKRKHSEGGGSVSHPTKIMKVANAASKQVATRQVTVQKIKSRKLRTSNPGPRSEGCARSSINGWEWHKWSLNASPAERARVRGIDFVHANCSGSEAYASQLSNGKVLSARTNRVKMRNLLAAADGADLLKATQLKARKKRLRFQRSKIHDWGLVALEPIEAEDFVIEYVGELIRPRISDIRERLYEKMGIGSSYLFRLDDGYVVDATKRGGIARFINHSCEPNCYTKVITVEGQKKIFIYAKRLITAGEEITYNYKFPLEEKKIPCNCGSRKCRGSLN; from the exons ATGGTTTCTTCAGCAACACTTGTTCAAGAATTCGATAATTCTTTTTTCTCCTGGAAGAGGTTGAAAGTTTCAGATTTTGAACATCAAGAACTGGATCTGCATGTGGCCACATCAACGCAGTCCAACACCATGGAATGCTCATCTCATGG GGGGCTTGTTTCTAGTTATGCTTCTTCATCTAGCTGCAGTTTGGATGAAAAGACTTGTTCTAGTTCTGTTTTGGAGATGAGTTGCCAGTTGAATGGCAATAGTGGTGATATTCCTGAGTCTAGCAGTGCTGGGGGGATGAGTTCATCCTCCCAGCAAAAGGATTACTCTGGCTATGTGCCCCCTATTTTTGTGAGTGGATGGATGTATGTCAATGAAAATGGACAGATGTGTGGTCCTTATATTCAGCAACAGTTATCTGAGGGTTTATCTACTGGTTTCCTGCCTGAGGATCTTCCTGTTTATCCCATTGTAAATGGAACATTATTGAATCCTGTACCTTTAAAGTACTTCAAGCAGTTTCCTGACCATATTGCCACTGGTTTTGCATATCTGGGCATGGGTATCTTAGGAGCATCCATGCCTACAAATTGTTTTGCATCTTTCAATATGAGTTCAGCTGTACATGGGCAAGAAAGCCTTGTTCTGCTTGCTTCTCAAGTTACCCCTTGTCCAGAAGAACGGTTGGTATCCCATTCACAAGTCCCTTATATTGCTTATAGTTCGAATCTGCCTATCTCAAATTCCAAGGCAGAAAACCATGATCCACCGTTCCCACCACTG TCAGGGGAAGATTCATGTTGGATGTTTGAGGATGATGAAGGGAGGAAACACGGACCACATTCTCTTCAGGAACTTTATTCCTGGCGTCACTATGGATACCTCTGGGATTCATTGATG ATATACCATATTGAAAATAAGTTTAGGCCCCTCCCATTGCTATCTGTTATCAATGCTTGGAGAATGGATAAACCTGAATCTGTCTCCGTGTCTGATGTCAAAACTGAGAGTGGCTTGCTACTCAGCTTCATTTCTGAAATTTCTGAAGAAGTTTCTTGTCAACTGCATTCTGGAATCATGAAAGCAGCTCGTAGAGTTGCGTTAGATGGGATAATCAGCAATGTCATCTCAGAGTTCTCTAATACAAGGAAAGCTCATAGAAATCCTAAGCTTAGTCACCaggctgccaaaacttcttcgaCAGATGAAAAAATG TCTGAAGTTCCTGGTGAGAGAAGGAATGTTGTTCCTCCTGAGTGTCCCGCTGCAACTTGCGAACTTAGCTCTGATCTGGCACATGTTGATCAGCTACCTGTGCAGTTACACAGAAGCACAAAATCTGTTGGAAGCATTGATCATTTCTGGGGTTGTTATGCAATTGTTTGTAGAATTCTTTTTGATTATTGCATGGAAGTCATGTGGAATGCTGTCTTTTATGATGTCATAACAGAATATTCTACTTCCTGGCGGAAAAGAAAACTTTGGTTTGCTCATCAAAAGATTGGAATCCCCGGTAGTGTCAGGGATTTTGTCAAAGAGACTGAATGTTTACCCAGTGAGCTT TGTTTCAATGTTTTGCAGTTGCTATCTAGGCAGGATTCTTTTGATGGCGATTTTGACTGCCCTCCTGGTTTTGATCCTGCGATGGTTGAAAAAGATAGTCAATCTGAATCACCTAGCATTGCTTCATTTGTGCCTTTGATGGAGAAGGCATCTAAACTGAACAGCCTATCATGCACTGATGGTGCATATGATGGCCTAAAATGTATCTTGGAGTATGTAGAAAATGAGCTACACATGTCCATGAAGCTGTCTTTGGTTGAATATGTTGAAGTTCTTGTCAAGGAGGAAGCGTGGAAGGTGGTTAAGTTCTCAGAGGATGACAGATTGAATAAG GAGATCTTTGAATCTTCCGTACATTATCATCAGAAAACTGAAAAAAGTTCTTCAGAATTGCACAATGAACTGAGAATTGACGCCAATAAAGTGACTGTTGAGACATCCAGTGATTTAATACAAGCTGGGAAGCGCTTCAATTCCTGTGCATCTGAGGATATTTTGTCCAATTTTCTTGCCAGTGCTTTTGAAAAGTCATGGGCAGAAGTTAATGACACAGTGGATGAGCAAGATATTGATGAACCTCCACTACCCGGATCTGAAGATAATGTTAGAACACTTGTCCCATCAACTACATCTAAATTCCGACCTTCAAGATCAGATGAGTCTAGTCCTAAGATCAGAGAGTATGTTGCCATGGCAATGTGCAGGCAGAAGttacatgatgatgtgctaAGGGGGTGGATATCATTGTTTATTGATGGTATCCTTCATCAATATCTCGGACTGCCTCGTACTTCAAAAGGACACTCTAATATG GAAGGGGCATATAATACAAATAAGGAACATGACAGCACAACTCTTGCTTCACTAGAAAAAGCTAGGGATGGATCAAGGAAATATACGTACCACCGCAAGAAAAAATTGGCATGGAAGAAGTCGGGGTCATCTACTCAGTCTATGGCTCAAGTTGACGCAGGATTTCAGCATCAGCCTGTGGAGAAGTCAGGAAAGCAGCACTGTGTCAGAGATGTTGCTGAGAATGTAGCAGTGGAACCTGTTGTTGCAACTCTGAAGAAGAAGGAAATAGCCAAGGGCCAGCGCCAGACTGAATTATCTGTTAATGCTGGTcctttaaaaactaaaattaaaagctGTCACCCAAGTGATCAACCATTGACCAAAAATGCTACTTGTCAAAAGGAAATAAAGATTAAGCGCTCAGTTCCAAAACCTA ATAATAAGCTCTCAGAACATACTGTAAAACATGCTGGGAAGAGTGTTTCAAACTTGAGTGAGGATCTTAATAATGTTAAGAAGGTTATTGATAGCAACAGCAATGATGCTGGAATCGAGGAAGCACCGGCTCATTATTCTGGACGGAATCTAAATG CAGCCAAGGTATCAAAACTGAAAAGGAAGCATTCAGCGGGTGATGATGCTGGAATTGAGGAAGCACCGCCTCATAATTATTCTGGACGGAATCTAAATG CAACTAAGGTATCAAAACTGAAACGGAAGCATTCAGAGGGTGGTGGGTCAGTGTCACATCCTACGAAGATTATGAAAGTGGCCAATGCTGCTTCCAAGCAAGTAGCAACTAGACAGGTTACGGTGCAGAAAATAAAGTCTCGAAAATTAAGGACTTCAAATCCTGGCCCTAGGTCTGAAGGATGTGCACGATCTTCAATTAATGGCTGGGAATGGCACAAATGGTCTCTTAATGCAAGTCCTGCTGAAAGAGCTCGTGTTAGGGGAATTGACTTTGTTCATGCCAATTGTTCAGGTTCTGAGGCTTATGCTTCTCAGTTATCGAATGGCAAAGTTCTTTCTGCTAGAACAAACAGGGTGAAGATGCGCAATCTTCTTGCTGCAGCTGATGGTGCTGACCTTCTAAAAGCTACACAATTGAAG GCACGAAAAAAGCGTCTACGTTTCCAAAGAAGCAAAATTCATGACTGGGGTCTTGTTGCATTGGAGCCAATTGAGGCTGAGGACTTTGTAATTGAATATGTTGGGGAACTAATTCGTCCTCGA ATATCTGATATACGTGAACGTCTTTATGAGAAGATGGGAATTGGAAGCAGTTATCTATTTAGACTTGATGATGGTTATGTG GTTGATGCTACAAAACGCGGGGGAATTGCAAGATTCATTAACCATTCTTGTGAG CCAAACTGCTACACCAAGGTGATAACTGTTGAAGGGcagaaaaaaattttcatttatgcGAAACGACTTATTACTGCTGGGGAAGAAATCACTTATAACTACAAATTTCCTTTGGAAGAGAAAAAGATACCATGCAACTGTGGTTCACGGAA ATGTCGTGGATCATTGAATTAG